The Streptomyces sp. RKAG293 genome includes a region encoding these proteins:
- a CDS encoding MarR family transcriptional regulator gives MTATDPALTGLAQGWWALSLLHGRIEAHIERALQAGHDLSVREYSLLDVLSRQHDGEGGHLRMHQVADSVVLSQSATTRLVSRLEDRGLLSRYLCPTDRRGIYTNVSEAGLQLLAEARPTNDAALREALDEAAKNPELTPLANAVESLGAPA, from the coding sequence ATGACCGCCACCGACCCCGCACTCACCGGTCTCGCCCAGGGCTGGTGGGCCCTGTCGCTGCTGCACGGCCGGATCGAGGCGCACATCGAGCGGGCGCTGCAGGCGGGGCACGACCTGAGCGTCCGCGAGTACTCCCTGCTCGACGTCCTCAGCCGCCAGCACGACGGCGAAGGCGGCCACCTGCGGATGCACCAGGTCGCCGACTCCGTCGTCCTCAGCCAGAGCGCGACCACCCGGCTGGTCTCCCGGCTCGAGGACCGCGGGCTGCTCTCCCGCTATCTGTGCCCGACCGACCGCCGCGGCATCTACACCAACGTCAGCGAAGCCGGTCTGCAACTGCTCGCCGAGGCCCGCCCGACGAACGACGCCGCCCTGCGCGAGGCCCTCGACGAGGCCGCGAAGAACCCCGAACTGACCCCCCTGGCCAACGCCGTCGAATCACTGGGCGCGCCCGCCTGA
- a CDS encoding cupin domain-containing protein — translation MTDISELVALLGLEPHVEGGWYRETWKAPGEAVPAGYPGPRAFATGIYFLLHPGEVSKWHRVRSDELWLWHRGGPLRMRLGGDGERPDESGAVEAVLGSGVENGERPQFLVPGGYWQSAEPAGDEPVLVTCVVAPGFDFADFTME, via the coding sequence ATGACGGATATCTCTGAACTGGTCGCGCTGCTCGGTCTGGAACCCCATGTCGAGGGCGGGTGGTACCGGGAGACCTGGAAGGCCCCTGGTGAGGCGGTTCCTGCCGGGTATCCGGGGCCGCGGGCGTTCGCGACCGGCATCTACTTCCTGCTGCACCCGGGCGAGGTCTCGAAGTGGCACCGGGTGCGCTCCGACGAGCTGTGGCTGTGGCACCGCGGCGGCCCGCTGCGGATGCGGCTGGGCGGCGACGGTGAGCGGCCGGACGAGTCCGGGGCCGTCGAGGCGGTGCTCGGGAGCGGGGTCGAGAACGGGGAGCGGCCGCAGTTCCTCGTGCCCGGCGGGTACTGGCAGTCCGCCGAGCCCGCGGGTGACGAGCCGGTCCTGGTGACGTGCGTCGTCGCCCCCGGGTTCGACTTCGCGGACTTCACGATGGAGTGA
- a CDS encoding helix-turn-helix domain-containing protein: MGGPDDTSASGTEETGPPSAAAGFGAAGFGAELRRLRGERGLSLTALAQRIHYSKGYLSKIENGGKPPTPDLARRCDEELLAGGALARLVPEVPPARAPEPDDPRNAVCPYPGLAAFRPQDARWFFGRDRATAQLLEQLAGRIGGGPLAVIAPSGAGKSSLLRAGLVPALERGALPVAGSRGWPVVVCTPTPNPLKELLRCVTEALGTGLDVTPEELSEQPGRLAEILRPVLGAARLVLLVDQFEETFTLCADEAERHAFVAVLCSVSRAATGGGEPPAVVVLGMRADFCGRCLEHEELAAVFTHGLFALGPMTAAELREAVVRPAERAGLALEPGLVELLLRDLEVRGASRGTAAGALPLLSHALLVTWQQRSGRTLTVTGYETTGGIHGAIARSAEEVFGRLRPAEQDLARRILVRLVHVGDGDVESRRRADRDPLLEQLPDRRAAEATLDAFVRARLLTVDRDAVEITHEALLRAWPRLRGWIDNDRAGLLIHQQLAQAAGEWVRELRDPGLLHRGNRLAVAREWAEQTDGRAELGPHEAEFLDASLVEERGRRTAARQQATIQRRLLVTLAALLVVAVLAGSLAFQQRSRAFDERRVAQSQEMAVRSGALATGQPEASILLAAAAYRTAPTTEARGALLSTQSQYFAGRLRGHTGPVNAVAFSPDGRLLASASSDGTVRLWGVADHRTVAALTGHGAPVRSVAFSPDGRLLASAGSDGTVRLWGVADHRAAGTLTGHSGGVRAVAFAPDGATLASGGSDGTVRLWDVAGRRLLTTLTGHTDQVLSVAFAPDGRTLASGSADRTIRLWDVAGRQPLTTLTGHSDDVLSVAFAPDGRTLASGSADRTVRLWDVAGQRPLATLTGHNDDINAVAFSRDGSAVISTSGDGTAKLWDTATHRVTATLAGHTDYVLSIAVGPGNLLATAGFDQSIVLWDLGRSALTTRPFAELWQSAFSPDGRLLASAGADRTVKLWDVAHRRLLADLTGHDGSVFAVAFSPDGRLLASAGADRTVKLWDVAHRRLLADLTGHDGSVFAVAFSPDGRLLASASADGTVKLWDVARRRLITDLTGHQDFVNTVAFSPDGRTLASGSDDLTVRLWDVAGRRAGAVLRGHSGSVRGVAFSPDGRTLASGGNDGTVRLWDPSGHGAADRTAELSGHSGAVRAVVFSPDGRTLAGSGSDGTVRLWDTGARRLTATLTGHSGAVWGVAFDPRQPMLASSSNDGTVRLWNVDVRQRGAEICRLAGGADRTRWAQLLPGVPYRPVCPS; encoded by the coding sequence ATGGGTGGACCGGACGACACGTCGGCGAGCGGGACGGAGGAGACCGGTCCGCCTTCAGCGGCCGCCGGATTCGGGGCGGCCGGATTCGGGGCGGAGCTGCGCCGGCTGCGGGGTGAGCGCGGGCTGTCGCTGACCGCGCTCGCGCAGCGGATCCACTACAGCAAGGGGTATCTCAGCAAGATCGAGAACGGTGGCAAGCCGCCCACCCCCGATCTGGCCCGCCGGTGCGACGAAGAGCTGCTGGCCGGGGGCGCGCTGGCGCGGCTGGTGCCCGAGGTGCCACCGGCCAGGGCCCCGGAGCCGGACGATCCGCGGAACGCGGTGTGCCCCTACCCGGGGCTCGCGGCCTTCCGCCCGCAGGACGCGCGGTGGTTCTTCGGCCGGGACCGGGCCACCGCCCAGCTGCTCGAACAGCTCGCCGGCCGGATCGGCGGCGGGCCGCTGGCGGTGATCGCCCCCTCCGGCGCGGGGAAGTCCTCGCTGCTGCGGGCCGGGCTGGTACCGGCGCTGGAGCGCGGTGCGCTGCCCGTCGCGGGCTCACGGGGCTGGCCGGTGGTGGTGTGCACCCCCACCCCGAACCCGCTGAAGGAGCTGCTGCGTTGTGTCACGGAGGCCCTGGGGACCGGCCTCGACGTGACCCCGGAGGAGCTCTCCGAGCAGCCCGGCCGGCTGGCGGAGATCCTGCGTCCCGTCCTCGGCGCCGCGCGGCTGGTGCTGCTGGTCGACCAGTTCGAGGAGACGTTCACGCTCTGCGCGGACGAGGCGGAGCGGCACGCCTTCGTCGCCGTGCTCTGCTCCGTCTCCCGGGCCGCGACCGGCGGCGGGGAGCCGCCCGCCGTGGTGGTGCTGGGGATGCGGGCGGACTTCTGCGGGCGCTGCCTCGAACACGAGGAGCTGGCGGCGGTCTTCACCCACGGGCTGTTCGCGCTGGGCCCGATGACGGCGGCCGAGCTCCGGGAGGCCGTCGTCCGCCCCGCCGAACGGGCGGGGCTCGCGCTGGAGCCGGGCCTGGTCGAACTGCTGCTGCGGGATCTGGAGGTGCGCGGCGCCTCGCGCGGGACGGCGGCCGGCGCGCTCCCGCTGCTCTCCCACGCGCTGCTCGTCACCTGGCAGCAGCGCAGCGGCCGGACGCTGACCGTGACGGGGTACGAGACGACGGGCGGCATCCACGGGGCGATCGCCCGGTCGGCCGAGGAGGTCTTCGGCCGGCTGCGGCCGGCCGAACAGGACCTCGCCCGGCGCATCCTGGTCCGGCTGGTGCACGTCGGCGACGGTGACGTGGAGTCCCGGCGCAGGGCGGACCGCGATCCGCTACTGGAGCAGCTGCCGGACCGGCGGGCCGCCGAGGCGACGCTCGACGCCTTCGTGCGGGCCCGGTTGCTGACCGTCGACCGGGACGCCGTGGAGATCACCCATGAGGCGCTGCTGCGCGCCTGGCCCCGGCTGCGCGGCTGGATCGACAACGACCGGGCGGGGCTGCTGATCCATCAGCAGCTCGCCCAGGCCGCGGGCGAGTGGGTGCGGGAGCTGCGCGACCCCGGGCTGCTGCACCGCGGCAACCGGCTGGCCGTCGCGCGGGAATGGGCGGAGCAGACCGACGGCCGCGCGGAACTCGGCCCGCACGAGGCGGAATTCCTGGACGCGAGTCTGGTGGAGGAGCGGGGCCGCCGGACCGCCGCGCGGCAGCAGGCCACGATCCAGCGGCGGCTGCTGGTCACCCTCGCGGCGCTGCTGGTCGTCGCGGTCCTCGCCGGCAGCCTCGCGTTCCAGCAGCGGTCGCGCGCCTTCGACGAGCGCCGGGTCGCGCAGTCGCAGGAGATGGCGGTGCGGTCCGGCGCGCTGGCGACCGGGCAGCCGGAGGCGTCGATACTGCTGGCCGCCGCCGCGTACCGCACCGCGCCGACCACCGAGGCGCGCGGCGCCCTGCTCAGCACGCAGTCCCAGTACTTCGCCGGCCGGCTCAGGGGCCACACGGGACCGGTCAACGCGGTCGCGTTCAGCCCGGACGGCCGGCTGCTGGCCTCGGCGAGCTCGGACGGCACCGTGCGGCTGTGGGGCGTCGCGGACCACCGGACGGTGGCGGCCCTCACCGGGCACGGCGCTCCGGTGCGCTCCGTCGCGTTCAGCCCGGACGGCCGGCTGCTGGCCTCGGCGGGCTCGGACGGCACCGTGCGGCTGTGGGGCGTCGCGGACCACCGGGCGGCCGGGACGCTGACCGGTCACAGCGGCGGCGTCCGGGCGGTCGCCTTCGCGCCGGACGGCGCGACCCTCGCCTCCGGCGGGTCGGACGGCACCGTCCGGCTCTGGGACGTGGCGGGCCGGCGCCTGCTGACGACGCTGACCGGCCACACCGACCAGGTGCTCTCCGTCGCCTTCGCGCCGGACGGCAGAACCCTCGCCTCCGGCAGCGCCGACCGCACCATCCGGCTCTGGGACGTCGCGGGCCGGCAACCGCTGACGACCCTCACCGGCCACAGCGACGACGTCCTCTCCGTCGCCTTCGCGCCGGACGGCAGAACCCTCGCCTCCGGCAGCGCCGACCGGACCGTCAGACTCTGGGACGTGGCCGGGCAACGACCGCTCGCCACCCTCACCGGCCACAACGACGACATCAACGCGGTGGCGTTCAGCCGGGACGGCAGCGCGGTCATCAGCACCAGCGGCGACGGCACCGCCAAGCTCTGGGACACGGCGACCCACCGGGTGACGGCCACCCTCGCCGGACACACCGACTACGTGCTGTCCATCGCCGTCGGGCCGGGAAACCTGCTGGCCACGGCGGGTTTCGACCAGTCCATCGTGCTGTGGGACCTGGGCAGGTCCGCGCTCACCACGCGTCCGTTCGCCGAGCTCTGGCAGTCCGCGTTCTCCCCGGACGGCCGGCTGCTGGCCTCCGCCGGCGCGGACCGCACCGTCAAGCTCTGGGACGTCGCCCACCGCCGGCTGCTCGCCGACCTCACCGGCCACGACGGATCCGTCTTCGCCGTCGCCTTCTCCCCCGACGGACGACTCCTCGCCTCCGCCGGCGCGGACCGCACCGTCAAGCTCTGGGACGTCGCCCACCGCCGGCTGCTCGCCGACCTCACCGGCCACGACGGATCCGTCTTCGCCGTCGCCTTCTCCCCCGACGGACGACTCCTCGCCTCGGCCAGCGCGGACGGCACCGTCAAACTGTGGGACGTGGCGCGGCGCCGGCTCATCACGGACCTCACCGGGCATCAGGACTTCGTGAACACCGTCGCGTTCAGTCCGGACGGGCGGACGCTGGCCAGTGGCAGCGACGATCTGACGGTGCGGCTGTGGGACGTGGCCGGCCGCCGGGCCGGCGCCGTGCTCCGGGGGCACAGCGGTTCGGTGCGGGGCGTGGCGTTCAGCCCGGACGGCCGGACCCTGGCCAGCGGAGGCAACGACGGGACCGTACGGCTGTGGGACCCGAGCGGGCACGGCGCCGCCGACCGCACCGCCGAACTGTCCGGCCACAGCGGCGCGGTGCGCGCGGTGGTCTTCAGCCCGGACGGCCGGACACTGGCCGGCAGTGGCAGCGACGGCACCGTACGGCTGTGGGACACCGGCGCGCGGCGGCTCACCGCCACCCTCACCGGCCACAGCGGCGCCGTCTGGGGGGTCGCCTTCGACCCCCGGCAGCCGATGCTGGCGAGCAGCAGCAACGACGGCACCGTGCGGCTGTGGAACGTCGATGTGCGGCAGCGCGGCGCCGAGATCTGCCGGCTGGCAGGAGGGGCGGACCGGACGCGCTGGGCGCAGTTGCTCCCCGGCGTGCCGTACCGACCCGTCTGCCCGTCATGA
- a CDS encoding MFS transporter, producing MTAQAPAPPTPGSLRRIVAASLIGTTIEWYDFFLYGSAAALVFNKLFFPGSDPLVGTLLSFLTYAIGFAARPVGALVFGHFGDRLGRKKLLVISLLMMGGATFCIGLLPTHATVGSAAPVLLTVLRLVQGFALGGEWGGAVLLVSEHGDAKRRGFWASWPQTGAPAGQLLATGVLSALTALMSDSAFLAWGWRIPFLLSGLLVMVGLWVRLSVDESPVFKAALAKAAARTSGDPVERMPLVSVFRDHWRDVLVAMGARMAENISYYVITAFVLVYATTHAGLGKQTALNAVLIGSAVHFAVIPAWGALSDRIGRKPVYLLGAAGVGLWAFPFFRLIDRESFGSLVLAITVGLIFHGAMYAPQAAFFSEMFSTRMRYSGASIGAQFASVAAGAPAPLIATALLKDYGTSTPISLYVVLAAVVTLVAVALAKETRGRDLTAVEPERERAAEPASAATAATAPR from the coding sequence ATGACTGCCCAGGCCCCCGCGCCACCCACCCCCGGCTCGCTCCGGCGCATCGTCGCCGCGAGCCTGATCGGCACCACCATCGAGTGGTACGACTTCTTCCTCTACGGCTCCGCCGCCGCCCTGGTGTTCAACAAGCTGTTCTTCCCGGGCTCCGATCCGCTGGTCGGTACGTTGCTGTCGTTCCTGACGTACGCGATCGGGTTCGCCGCCCGGCCGGTCGGTGCGCTGGTGTTCGGGCACTTCGGTGACCGGCTCGGGCGTAAGAAGCTGCTGGTCATCAGCCTGTTGATGATGGGCGGCGCGACGTTCTGCATCGGGCTGCTGCCGACCCACGCCACGGTCGGCAGCGCCGCGCCGGTGCTGCTGACCGTGCTGCGGCTGGTGCAGGGTTTCGCGCTCGGGGGTGAGTGGGGCGGGGCCGTGCTGCTGGTGTCGGAGCACGGGGACGCGAAGCGCCGCGGGTTCTGGGCGTCGTGGCCGCAGACCGGGGCGCCCGCCGGGCAGTTGCTGGCGACGGGGGTGCTCTCCGCACTGACCGCGCTGATGTCGGACTCGGCGTTCCTCGCCTGGGGCTGGCGGATACCGTTCCTGCTCTCCGGCCTGCTGGTGATGGTGGGGCTGTGGGTTCGGCTGTCGGTCGACGAGTCGCCGGTCTTCAAGGCGGCGCTGGCCAAGGCCGCGGCTCGGACGTCCGGGGATCCCGTCGAACGCATGCCGCTGGTGTCCGTGTTCCGCGACCACTGGCGCGATGTGCTGGTCGCGATGGGCGCCCGGATGGCGGAGAACATCAGCTACTACGTCATCACCGCGTTCGTCCTGGTCTACGCGACCACCCACGCGGGGCTCGGCAAGCAGACCGCGCTCAACGCCGTACTCATCGGCTCCGCCGTGCACTTCGCGGTGATCCCGGCCTGGGGCGCGCTGTCCGACCGGATCGGCCGCAAGCCCGTGTACCTGCTGGGCGCGGCCGGGGTGGGGCTGTGGGCGTTCCCGTTCTTCCGCCTCATCGACCGCGAGAGCTTCGGCTCGCTGGTGCTCGCGATCACCGTCGGGCTGATCTTCCACGGCGCGATGTACGCGCCTCAGGCGGCCTTCTTCTCGGAGATGTTCTCGACCCGCATGCGGTACTCGGGAGCCTCGATCGGCGCCCAGTTCGCCTCGGTCGCGGCCGGCGCCCCGGCACCGCTCATCGCGACCGCGCTGCTGAAGGACTACGGGACGTCCACCCCGATCTCCCTGTACGTGGTCCTCGCCGCCGTCGTCACCCTGGTCGCCGTGGCGCTCGCCAAGGAGACCCGCGGCCGGGACCTCACCGCGGTGGAACCGGAGCGGGAACGGGCCGCGGAGCCGGCGTCCGCGGCCACCGCCGCGACCGCGCCGCGCTGA
- a CDS encoding MFS transporter produces MPLALLALAIGAFGIGTTEFVIMGLLPEVAADYGVSIPTAGFLVTGYALGVVLGAPLMTVLGTRISRKRMLMLLMGLFIAGNVISAVAPVFGVMLAGRIVASLAHGAFFGIGAVVAAGLVAPAKKAGAIAMMFTGLTVANVVGVPLGTLVGQNFGWRTTFFVVAGLGVLGLLGIAKLLPEQPRPEGVRLRHEVAAFRNVQVLLAMAMTVLGFGGVFAAITYITPMMTDVAGFADTSVTWLLVLFGLGMVGGNLIGGRYADRRLMPMLYVTLGSLAVVLTLFTFTAHNKITAAVTILLIGALGFATVPPLQKRVLDQAAGAPTLASAVNIGAFNLGNALAAWLGGIVIASGLGYTAPNWVGGALAAAALVLAIVSGSLERRTTARGRLAAGSVPAAATPSAGQEPVSVPAHL; encoded by the coding sequence ATGCCTCTCGCACTCCTGGCCCTCGCTATCGGGGCCTTCGGGATCGGCACCACCGAGTTCGTGATCATGGGGCTGCTGCCCGAGGTCGCCGCCGACTACGGCGTCTCGATCCCGACCGCCGGATTCCTGGTCACCGGGTACGCGCTCGGTGTGGTGCTCGGCGCCCCGCTGATGACCGTCCTCGGCACCCGGATCTCCCGCAAGCGCATGCTGATGCTGCTGATGGGCCTGTTCATCGCGGGCAACGTGATCTCCGCGGTCGCCCCGGTCTTCGGTGTGATGCTCGCCGGCCGGATCGTCGCGTCCCTCGCGCACGGCGCGTTCTTCGGCATCGGCGCGGTGGTCGCGGCCGGCCTGGTCGCCCCGGCGAAGAAGGCCGGAGCCATCGCGATGATGTTCACCGGCCTGACCGTCGCCAATGTCGTCGGCGTGCCGCTCGGCACCCTGGTGGGCCAGAACTTCGGCTGGCGCACCACCTTCTTCGTCGTCGCTGGCCTCGGCGTCCTGGGCCTGCTCGGCATCGCCAAGCTGCTGCCCGAACAGCCCCGGCCCGAAGGGGTACGGCTGCGCCACGAGGTTGCCGCCTTCCGCAACGTCCAGGTGCTGCTCGCGATGGCGATGACCGTGCTCGGCTTCGGCGGGGTCTTCGCCGCCATCACCTACATCACGCCGATGATGACCGACGTCGCCGGCTTCGCGGACACCTCCGTCACCTGGCTGCTGGTCCTGTTCGGCCTCGGCATGGTCGGCGGCAACCTGATCGGCGGCCGGTACGCCGACCGCCGCCTGATGCCCATGCTGTACGTGACGCTGGGTTCCCTCGCCGTCGTCCTGACGCTGTTCACCTTCACCGCCCACAACAAGATCACGGCCGCCGTCACCATCCTGCTGATCGGCGCCCTGGGCTTCGCGACCGTCCCGCCGCTGCAGAAGCGCGTCCTGGACCAGGCGGCCGGCGCCCCGACCCTCGCCTCCGCCGTGAACATCGGCGCCTTCAACCTCGGCAACGCCCTCGCGGCCTGGCTCGGCGGCATCGTCATCGCCTCGGGGCTCGGCTACACCGCGCCCAACTGGGTCGGCGGCGCGCTCGCCGCCGCGGCGCTGGTGCTCGCGATCGTGTCGGGCTCCCTGGAGCGCCGGACCACCGCCCGCGGCCGGCTCGCCGCCGGCAGCGTGCCCGCCGCGGCCACCCCGTCCGCCGGGCAGGAGCCGGTGTCCGTCCCGGCCCACCTCTGA
- a CDS encoding helix-turn-helix domain-containing protein: protein MNGDHPAVDEPSEAPYLRLLARGAPAEEYERPVLRARADGAPVTRLAELERAKRLALRVRDELEGRRRREAELSALFATAGDLAGLRDLDAVLQAIVQRARSLLGTDVAYLTLNDPRAGDTYMRVTEGSVSARFQSLRLAMGAGLGGLVAQTAMPYVTESYFDDERFRHTHTIDSGVRDEGLVAILGVPLALGSGVIGVLFAADRRIRVFEREQIALLASLASLAAVAIDTANLLEETRSALDGLGAANDTIRTHSAVLERASEVHDRLTELVLRGGGVDDVAAAVAEVLSGTVQVTGTGTGGEPVPAALAAAVARSRADGHAVREGDTWTAAVTAGGELLGALVLRGHPGLDPVDQRTLERAAMVTALLLLARRTAGEAEQRFRGELLDDLLDAPHRDPRLLRERAGRLRADLDVPHVVLAARPADGATADRQRLWSAASHVAATRHGLAAARDGGTVLLLPLEDGVDASTTARRLAVQLGAAVHAEVTVGASTRVPAPAADPEAVAAGYAEAQRCVDALRVLGRGGEGAAAEDFGFLGLLLADSRDVEGFVRRTIGAVTDYDSRRGTDLVRTLGAYFASGMSPARTKDALHVHVNTVAQRLERVAQLLGPDWQHPERALELQLALRLHRLGGAG, encoded by the coding sequence ATGAATGGCGATCACCCGGCAGTCGACGAACCGTCCGAGGCCCCCTACCTGCGGCTCCTCGCGCGGGGCGCGCCGGCCGAGGAGTACGAGCGCCCGGTGCTGCGCGCCCGCGCCGACGGTGCGCCCGTCACCCGGCTCGCGGAGCTCGAACGCGCCAAGCGGCTGGCGCTGCGGGTCCGGGACGAGCTGGAGGGGCGGCGGCGCCGCGAGGCGGAGCTGTCGGCGCTCTTCGCGACCGCGGGCGACCTGGCGGGGCTGCGCGATCTGGACGCGGTACTGCAGGCCATCGTGCAGCGGGCCCGCTCGCTGCTGGGCACGGACGTCGCCTACCTCACCCTCAACGACCCCCGGGCCGGGGACACCTACATGCGGGTCACCGAAGGGTCGGTGTCCGCCCGCTTCCAGAGCCTGCGGCTCGCGATGGGCGCCGGGCTCGGCGGGCTCGTCGCCCAGACCGCCATGCCGTACGTCACCGAGAGCTACTTCGACGACGAGCGGTTCCGGCACACCCACACCATCGACTCCGGGGTCCGTGACGAGGGCCTGGTCGCCATCCTCGGCGTGCCGCTCGCCCTGGGCAGCGGGGTCATCGGGGTGCTCTTCGCCGCGGACCGGCGGATCAGGGTCTTCGAACGCGAGCAGATCGCCCTGCTCGCGTCGCTCGCCTCCCTGGCGGCCGTCGCCATCGACACCGCCAACCTGCTGGAGGAGACCCGCTCCGCGCTCGACGGCCTCGGCGCCGCCAACGACACCATCCGCACGCACAGCGCCGTCCTGGAACGGGCCTCCGAGGTCCACGACCGGCTCACCGAGCTGGTGCTGCGCGGCGGCGGGGTCGACGACGTGGCCGCCGCCGTCGCCGAAGTGCTCTCCGGAACGGTCCAGGTCACCGGCACCGGTACCGGCGGTGAGCCGGTGCCCGCCGCGCTCGCGGCCGCAGTCGCCCGCTCCCGGGCCGACGGCCACGCGGTGCGCGAGGGTGACACCTGGACCGCCGCCGTCACCGCGGGCGGCGAACTCCTCGGCGCCCTCGTGCTGCGCGGCCACCCCGGACTCGACCCCGTCGACCAGCGCACCCTGGAACGCGCCGCCATGGTCACCGCACTGCTGCTGCTCGCCCGGCGCACCGCGGGCGAGGCCGAGCAGCGGTTCCGGGGCGAGCTCCTCGACGACCTGCTGGACGCGCCGCACCGCGATCCCCGGCTGCTGCGCGAACGGGCCGGCCGGCTCCGTGCCGACCTCGACGTACCGCATGTCGTGCTCGCCGCCCGGCCCGCCGACGGGGCCACCGCCGACCGCCAGCGGCTGTGGTCCGCCGCCTCGCACGTCGCCGCCACCCGGCACGGCCTGGCCGCGGCCCGGGACGGCGGCACCGTACTGCTGCTGCCCCTGGAGGACGGCGTCGACGCGTCGACGACCGCCCGCCGGCTGGCGGTCCAACTGGGCGCGGCCGTCCACGCCGAGGTCACCGTCGGCGCGTCCACCCGCGTCCCCGCCCCGGCCGCCGACCCCGAGGCGGTCGCCGCCGGATACGCCGAGGCGCAGCGCTGCGTCGACGCGCTGCGGGTGCTCGGCCGCGGCGGAGAGGGCGCCGCGGCCGAGGACTTCGGCTTCCTGGGCCTGCTGCTGGCCGACTCCCGCGATGTCGAGGGCTTCGTCCGGCGGACCATCGGCGCGGTCACCGACTACGACAGCCGGCGTGGCACCGACCTGGTCCGTACCCTCGGCGCGTACTTCGCGAGCGGGATGAGCCCGGCCCGCACCAAGGACGCGCTGCACGTCCACGTCAACACCGTCGCCCAGCGCCTGGAGCGCGTCGCCCAGCTGCTCGGCCCCGACTGGCAGCATCCGGAACGCGCCCTCGAACTCCAACTGGCCCTGCGCCTGCACCGGCTGGGCGGCGCGGGCTGA
- a CDS encoding NlpC/P60 family protein has protein sequence MQTITRAATALCVLALSGWPAVSTAQATTSAPVRAAAAAGTCDVLAPGSSAVAEKAVRAACGQIGVWYSWGGGHGAQPGATYGQVDPSDPASNHDPERRGFDCSGLVRFAYAQATGQDILNGTSRSQFNTTHASARFSAAQGTAPLRPGDLLAYGNGGAIHHIAVYLGAGKMVEARQSGTHVMVSDARVGGDYAGAVRIDGAAAPGGGFSTWGTDVWTHADASTTSARVYKFAGPTSVKISCQKHAQSVTAEGFTNDAWSYLPDYRAWITNIYIKGPAWLDGVPTCP, from the coding sequence ATGCAGACGATCACCAGGGCGGCCACCGCCCTGTGCGTACTGGCGCTCAGCGGCTGGCCGGCCGTATCGACCGCCCAAGCGACCACATCGGCCCCGGTGCGGGCCGCGGCGGCGGCCGGCACCTGCGACGTACTCGCGCCGGGCTCCTCGGCCGTGGCGGAGAAGGCGGTACGGGCGGCCTGCGGGCAGATCGGCGTCTGGTACTCGTGGGGCGGCGGCCACGGTGCCCAGCCCGGTGCCACCTACGGACAGGTGGACCCCAGCGACCCCGCCAGCAACCACGACCCCGAGCGGCGGGGCTTCGACTGCTCGGGGCTGGTGCGGTTCGCCTACGCACAGGCCACCGGGCAGGACATCCTCAACGGCACCTCCCGGAGCCAGTTCAACACCACGCACGCGTCGGCGCGTTTCAGTGCCGCCCAGGGCACCGCGCCGCTGCGCCCCGGTGACCTGCTGGCCTACGGCAACGGCGGCGCGATCCACCACATCGCCGTCTACCTCGGCGCGGGGAAGATGGTCGAGGCCCGGCAGTCGGGCACTCACGTCATGGTCAGCGACGCCCGGGTGGGCGGCGACTACGCCGGGGCGGTCCGGATCGACGGCGCCGCGGCGCCGGGCGGTGGCTTCAGCACCTGGGGCACCGACGTCTGGACGCACGCCGACGCGTCGACCACGAGCGCGCGGGTGTACAAGTTCGCCGGCCCGACCTCGGTGAAGATCAGCTGTCAGAAGCACGCGCAGTCGGTCACCGCCGAGGGCTTCACCAACGACGCCTGGTCCTATCTGCCGGACTACCGCGCGTGGATCACCAACATCTACATCAAGGGTCCCGCCTGGCTCGACGGCGTACCCACCTGTCCGTGA
- a CDS encoding heme-binding protein, with the protein MSTVTPTAVFPLTVQDAEALVEAARAAAETAGVPVSVSVLDAGGHLLAFRRDDRAVLISGETSTRKAFTALQLNAPTADLVGAVQPGAPFHTLPTALDRPLLFIAGGVPVHRGGRLIGAIGLGGGAPEQDHGIAVTALRALGDVA; encoded by the coding sequence ATGAGCACCGTCACCCCCACCGCCGTCTTCCCGCTGACCGTCCAGGACGCCGAGGCCCTCGTCGAAGCCGCGCGCGCCGCCGCGGAGACCGCCGGAGTACCGGTCAGCGTCAGCGTTCTCGACGCCGGCGGGCACCTGCTGGCCTTCCGGCGCGACGACCGCGCGGTGCTGATCTCCGGTGAGACCAGCACCCGCAAGGCGTTCACCGCGCTGCAGCTGAACGCCCCGACCGCGGACCTGGTGGGGGCCGTCCAGCCCGGCGCCCCGTTCCACACCCTGCCGACCGCCCTCGACCGGCCGCTGCTGTTCATCGCGGGCGGCGTGCCCGTCCACCGCGGCGGGCGCCTGATCGGTGCGATCGGCCTCGGCGGCGGCGCCCCCGAGCAGGACCACGGCATCGCCGTCACGGCGCTGCGCGCCCTCGGCGACGTGGCCTGA